Genomic window (Methanobrevibacter olleyae):
ATCTTTTTTTAGTATTTTACCTGTGGGACTATTTTTCCAATTTGTTAATCCCATATTATTTTTTTCATGATCTGCACGACTACTAATTATTTCTGCTGCTGTTTGTCCAGTTATTGCATAATGAAGTTTATTCTGGACTTTTGCATAAAATTCTTTAGCAATATATGAGTTAGAATCATAATCGTAACTTGTAACGAATATATCTGTTACTTTTTGATATGCTCTACGTTCGCTAGTTCTGATTTCTTTTATTTCTTCTAGTAATTCATTAAAATAGTCTTTGCCTAAGACTCCTCCATTTTCAAGTACTTCTTTATTTAGTACATATCCTTTTATCATATATTCTTTTAAAATATTTGTAGCCCATTTTCTGAAGTGTGTTGCTTCTTTACTGTTTATTCTGTATCCTATTGATATCATTGCATCTAAATTATACCATTTAGAAGGCCTACCTCCTTTCTTAGAGTTTATTAAGGATTCCTTAATAAACTCTGAATGGTCTGTAAATAAGTCTTTGGAGCTTATACTTACTTCATTTTCAATTAATTCTTCGTCCTGAATTATATTTGAGAAATGGATGGATATATTAGAGGGAGTAGTGTTAAAAATTTGTGCAACTATTTTTTGACTTGCCCATATTGTATCTTCACCTATTATGAAGTCCCCTTCTACGGTTGTTTCTTGTCCATAATATGATAATGTTTTAATAAGATCAAATTTTGTCATAAAATTAATCTCCTATACTATTTTATTTTTTCGTTTTTTATTTCTCAATATTGTTTATATTTATTGTTTTTGTTTAATATATATCTTAAGAATATGGGGGAAATTCACAAGTATGCTCCAAAATCAGTTGAAAAAACCGTTTATTTAAATGTATTTTTAGGAGCACTGGTAATATTGCAAGGATTTTACTCAAAAACAGCCATACAACAATTATCAAAAAACTAAAATAGTAGGACTCATAAATTTTTTAATTTAAAATTATAAATTTAAACAATTATAAATATTGAGCTTTTTATTGAAGACAAAATATTTGTGATACACACTCCTTTTGTGTTTTTGAATATATCCCATTATGAAAATCTTTATAATTTATGAAATTTATATTATTTATTGTAAGTGTAAAAATCTTTTTGTGATTAAAATGAATAATCCTGTTGAAATTGCTCATGAGTTTGCAAAATCTATTAAATCTGATGATATTGTACAAATTATCCTATTTGGTTCTGTAGCTCGTGGTGATGATACTGAAGAGTTTGATATTGATATTTTAATTGTTTCTCCAATTGCAGAGGAAATTAGGCATGATATTCATCAAAAGGCTATTGACATTATTTTTGAAAAAGATGAAGTTATATCTCCTAGATTAATGACTGTTGATTATTTTAATAAAACAAAAAATTATTACTTTTTAACTAATGTTCTTAGAGAAGGTCTTGTAATTGGGTGAAGCGGAAGATGCATTTAATGCAGGCAAGAACAATTAGTTTCAAGTAAAGCCTTGTATGGGGTGGGACAATATAGAGATTCCATTTCATTATCTTA
Coding sequences:
- a CDS encoding nucleotidyltransferase domain-containing protein; this encodes MNNPVEIAHEFAKSIKSDDIVQIILFGSVARGDDTEEFDIDILIVSPIAEEIRHDIHQKAIDIIFEKDEVISPRLMTVDYFNKTKNYYFLTNVLREGLVIG
- a CDS encoding virulence RhuM family protein; this translates as MTKFDLIKTLSYYGQETTVEGDFIIGEDTIWASQKIVAQIFNTTPSNISIHFSNIIQDEELIENEVSISSKDLFTDHSEFIKESLINSKKGGRPSKWYNLDAMISIGYRINSKEATHFRKWATNILKEYMIKGYVLNKEVLENGGVLGKDYFNELLEEIKEIRTSERRAYQKVTDIFVTSYDYDSNSYIAKEFYAKVQNKLHYAITGQTAAEIISSRADHEKNNMGLTNWKNSPTGKILKKDTEIAKNYLNKEELDELNSLVNMYLDYAELQAKRQRLMYMDDWSQKLDGFLDFNEYDILNNKGNVSMKEAKEIANKEYTKYRPIQDKNYRSDFDKLLENVNEIK